In Elusimicrobiota bacterium, the genomic window AAATAACCAAGGCGTAGTTGCAGAAATAACATCGGCCTCTTATCTGGACATTGATGAGCTGTTAAAAAAAGTTCAAAGTGACGCAAAACCTTTTATCGTGATTTTGGACAATATAGAAGATCCTCACAATCTGGGCGCGATAATACGTAGCGCGGTTACTTTCGGAGCAAACGGTATTGTGATAGGTAAATGGCGTTCAGCGGGGCTTACGGATACTGTAAGCCGGACTTCGGCGGGCGCAAGCGAACATATTCCAATTGCGCGAGTAACCAATATCGCGGAATGCGTCAGTCAGCTCAAAGAAAAGGGATTTTGGGTGGCAGGCGCTGAAGGAAACAACAAACCTATTGAAGAAGAAAGATTTTCATTTCCTCTGGCTCTTGTTATCGGAGGTGAAGGAAAAGGCATATCAAGATTAGTCAAAGAAAGATGCGATATTTTAGTATCAATAGCTCA contains:
- the rlmB gene encoding 23S rRNA (guanosine(2251)-2'-O)-methyltransferase RlmB, yielding MSEYISGRNPVKELLRAGQKTVNKILLSNQARGSVIEEIVKLAKERKIPIHNVPPIKLDKLSKENNQGVVAEITSASYLDIDELLKKVQSDAKPFIVILDNIEDPHNLGAIIRSAVTFGANGIVIGKWRSAGLTDTVSRTSAGASEHIPIARVTNIAECVSQLKEKGFWVAGAEGNNKPIEEERFSFPLALVIGGEGKGISRLVKERCDILVSIAQTSKISSLNASCAAAVILYEIYKQKAR